atttttacatcataATTCATATCTTGAATGGCAGCAGTATATCTTCaaataatttctcttaaaaaggGCAAGTAGGTTTTTGACTGATGGAGCCCTTACAAATCTGAgaattctttcctgttttcttcatccAGGAacattcttttggttgtacatAAAACACTGTTTTGCTTCTCTGTTTAATGTCTGTATTAATAGACAATAGactatacattttttctttttctattttttttttttttttttggctaggcACAGTGAAATTTACTGATGGTGCATGACAAGGTAGGGCTCCCTAAGCCCATCCCTTTCTTCAGGGGGTCTGGTGTGAAACTTGTGGATCTCAGGAGATTCTCAGTGTGTTGGGGGATCAATTTGGGGTAAGGACTCCCTAGGAACTGAgggcctctcttcctctcactggAACTGGTAGTCAAGGGAATTCTTACTACTTGGTGACCATGTGGACCATAAGTTTTACCACCTACCACCCTGCTGCTGTAGCCAAATTTATAATCATACCAGAAAATGAGCTTGACAGAGTGGTTGTTGAAGATGATGCCAGCCTCAACATTGAAGGTAGAGGAGTGGGTGTCACTGTTAAAGTAACAGGAGACAACCTGGTCCTCAGTATAGCCCAGGGTGCCCATGAGGGGACCCTCCAATGCTGCTtcaccactttcttttttttaaatcctcacccaagggtatattttattgatttcagagagagacagaaacatcaatgtgagacagaaacattgattggttgccttctgtatacaccctgactaggaatcatacccacaaccttttgatgcatGAGGCAATGCTCCAGCCAACAGCACAAACCTCCAGAGTATGACCTTCTTGATATCATTGTATTTGGCATCAAGTACAAGGCAGCAGGCCAGACCTGTAGCTAACACATTGGGGTTTGGGACACTGAAGGCTGTGCCAGTTAGCTTCCCATTCAGTTCAGGGGTGACTttgcccacagccttggcagcACCAGTAGAAGCAGGGATGGTGTTCTGGGCAGCCCCTTGGCCATCATGCCAGAGCTCCCCAGAGGGGCCATCCATGGTTTTTTGCATGTAGGTGATGCCATAAACAGTGGTCATGAGTCCCTCCATGATGCTAAGTTTGTCATGGATGACCTTGGTCAGGGGCCAGGCAGTTGGTGGTACAGGAGACATTGGTGACAATCTTGAGGGAGTTGTCATACTTCTCATGATTGACACTCATCACAAACACAAGGGCAGAAATGATGACGCTGTTGGCTCCACCTTTCAAGTAAGCCCCAGTATTCTCCAAGGTAGTTAAGACAACAGTGGACTCCAAAACATATTCAGCACCAGTATTACCCAATTTGATGTTGGCAAGATCTTGCTCCTGGAAGATGGAGATGGACTTTCCACTGATGACAAGCTTCCCATTATCAGCCTTGACTGTGCAGTGCCTTTGAACTTGCCATGGGTAGAATCATACTGGAACATGTAGACCATGTAATTGAGGTCAATGAAGGGATCATTGAAAGCAACAATAACATTTTGCCAGAGTTAAAAACAACCCTGGTGACCAGGCACCCAATGCAGCCAAATCCATTCCCTCTGACCTTCACCACTGTGTCTCAGGGTTGACACTGCACTGGAAGATGCAGCACATGAGAGGCAGAGAGCCTTCTGAAACAATCTATTATAATATATTGTCTTGGTTGAAACATATGAAGAAGATCTGGCTTCTCAGACTGGAAAAGAGAGaagtattttataataatctttTCAGATAATTCTGTACTTCTTTGTCACTATACCAAAATTCAACAAATAGGAGTTTCCTAAAGGTTAGTTGCAATGTAGAGTCTAAAACCATATCAACAAACTGTTCTTAACTCTGTTCAATTAGATGTCATTGATTTATCTGTCACTTTGATTGAAATTGTTATCTGTGCATAATTTTGCATCAACATACATTTGGTCATTTGAAATTATTGGCTCACTGAGACACACATACCTtccaaatatgaatatatttcattaaaCAGCATATAAAAGTACTTTCTCTTGCTTTACTGCTGGTTTCATCAGGAAACTTTAAGTATAGGGATCTGAGCTCAGGGTGGCAGATccagtttattaatattttaattttcacttgaaaaCTCAAGTTTTTTTAATCAAGAACAAATACTATCAGTTCTTTTCTTGGAAGTGATAGtctcacttttttcattttgaagaaaaatttttcCAGTGCCCAAGTCTTGACAACAATGGTTTGTCTGTCAGTAGtgttttcaagtaaaaataatttcatgaaaaaagaaactagtTCATCTTGCAACTCAGTCACACAAATGTTTTTCCTTGAGACAACCAGGATATACAGCAGAGAtacattttggttttgcttttgttgttacttttttaatcacaaataggatttttaaaaaatctgtcacCATTAAAAGTCTGACTTTTAAACAATGGTTCTTGGACTGGGGATTCATATCCATCAGCTCATTAAACTTTAACACTTGTCTCATTCCCAGTAGCTTTTCCAGAACTGCTACCTTTACCATGAAGCCCCATGAATTTTCCCAATTTAGTATGGGTTTTTTAAGCATTTGTCTTTCCTAACAAAGACATCATTGAGCAAATAGGTTGGCAAGCCTTCTCTATGTATTTTCCAGTGCTATCTGGAATTAATTTATTGACCACTTCTTTCAAGACATGATTTTTATCATCATCTTCTGGATTTGGCAGAAGTGTTGATGCTGAGCACAGAGGTTTTCCAAATCTGATTGTTGCAGATTTTAGTAAAAACTAACACAGAATGGATGACACAAATAACCGTCAGTAGTCTCGAGGTCAACAGGAGTGTCAGTCAGTGACAGTCTACCCTTTTGCACTGTGGAGCAGTTTGTCACAGGTAAGATCCATCCCATGGAAATTAGTTATTGCCCTGAACATCCTCAATAATCAGCTTGAATTTTCTAAATGCAACTTCATCACTCTGCAGATCAGCTAGGTTCACTTCAAAAACATGACTCCTGAGACCATCAGATGTGATTTTGGTTCCCTGAGTTCTCACGACCAGAGtttcttcagtaatttttatattgaaaatagcTGGTGCTTTCACATCATACCAATCTTTCTTAGAAAATGGATCAACCACTTTTTTTCTTGGCTGCCTTTTTGTTACCCTTTGTAAGGTAATTTATTTGCcacatacaatatttttaaatctgcacTTTGGATGtagtaaaatttatatatacacgTTTTTCCTCAAGGGCACTATTTTTTTACCCCCCTGCAAGTGTGTCGTGATGAAGAATATAACTCCTAGTACAGCTGGTAACTTGGCATTAACTTTTGCTAAGCTGCCAGCAGTTTTACccactattttttttacattttatttcttttcagagagaagggaagggagagagaaagagaatgagagaaacattaatgtgacagaggaacattgattggttgcctcctctacctgccctgactggggactgaacctgcaacctaggcattcACCCTTACAGaaaatcgaactggcaacctttagtTCTCTGGGATGACGCCCAGCCAACCGGGCCACACTGGTTGGGGCTTACCCACTATTGCTCTTTTATCAGCAATGCAAatatcaacagagtgaaaaggcaaatgATATCTTAGTATTGTTATAAAAACAGCTTTGACCTAGTAAACCGCCCGAAAAAAGATTTCAGAGACCTCAAGAGGTCAATGGACTgcactttgaaaatgtttattttagtacCTATCTTTTGTTAACTTATGGCTATGTCACATAATTTGTCCTTTAAAATGTTGTATCTGCTCTTCTATTGACTTCTTATATGTAGTATTCcagaaaagattaaaatcaaacataatttttttcctttagacctctttattttacttaggtTATaatatttctccatatttttgTAATTAAGTAAAGTGGCCAGGTTATGTCTTTGTGGgtctgttcattaatttttactcAATATGATGATTCCCTTTCGTCTTCATCCTTAGGGTTGTTTTTTTCCAGCTccaaaaactttaaattttgttttcatttttcctcccttAGGAACAGCAGTAATTATTGAGTTAATAATTGaggctcccttttgccatgtggcttaggaagcaggagagactttgcctggaagaaaaggggtgaaaggactcttgctggtgggccatgagaaggtgccacatggctttggattaactggagatcctggcggcaacacagctgatggtgccaggagcctgaatcacagacttctatttttttccctgagatatggtacccaagactagggcagagggagaagaaaggactgtgcTCTTGCCTCTGTGGGTATCCTAGAggactttaatatattttttttaattttattttaatcattgttcaagtacagttttctcccccctactcccattccagcccacccacccaccccttcccacttccctctcattaccaccctccccctagtttttgtccatgtgtcctttaaatttgttcctgtaaacccttcccattttcccctgaaattccctctctctcccctctggtcaccattagcctgtcctctatttcaacgtctttgactatattttgcttgtttctttgttttgttgttcaggttcttgttaaaggtgagatcatatggtatttgtctttcactgcctggcttacttcacttaatataatgctttccagctccatctatgctgttggaaagggtaggagctccttctttctttctgctgcatagaattccattgtgtaaatgtaccatagttttttgatccattcacttactgatgggcacctaagttgcttccagcacttagttattgtaaattgtgctgctatgaacattagggtgcaaaggttcttttgtattggcattttagggttcttaggatataggaggagtttaatattttaatgaagacattaggtcactatgctaagtctgtatagctttaaataaatatttcctttctttttcaccaatctctggcattgagagacgtctttcctctggcagcaggcatagcgaacctagtgaggggtcctttcggtaatagtagtACACCCCCtagtgaacctagtggggggggggtccttttggtaatagtatattgtacaaCCCCCTTGGGCCTGTTCTGTAAgaaaaggattaagcaaaaaaaaaaatgtcttagacacagacaacagtatggtgattaccagagggaaatggtGAAGGGTGGTAGAAGAAGGTGaagagggaataaatggtgatggaaagtgacttgacttggggttgtgaacacacaatgtaatacagatgatgtgttacagaattgtattcctgaaacctatataattttattaaacaatgtcaccccaatacattcagtttttaaaagaggCCTACAATTTGTAGGTATAAACCTAAAAGACCCCAACATTGCATTCTGAATACTGGTAAATAAATAAGGAGTTAAATTCTGGAAGACAAAATATATGCACAAAGGAGCTTTTGGTGATGCAGGGTATGTATACACTTTGGTATATATTTAGCATGTTTTGATTTCAGCAATTTAAGAGGTTGCATCAAGCCAGGTGGGTTTTGCTGTTGTGTCATTAGCTTCTAACTTCTGTAAGAGGCTTTAGATCTTAAGCCACTTCATATTTTGACCTTGGCAGATGACTACAGTTTATGTTAGGATATTTGCACTATTACAAAGCAAAGCTGCATGTGTTGGGCCCTAAGCAAAGATGTAGTCTTTAGCAGTACAATACACCCCTCAACTGAGTCACTGTGGAGGCTTCAGGCTGCCTCATACACTACTGCTGCAGCCTGGGCCTATAACACTGGCACTGGTCTCAGACCGCAGGTGTTGGCCTCTTGAAAATCTTGGCAGAACTGGTAGAGCTAGTGAATTTAATGGGCAGGTTTGGCTGAGGTAAGAATTTAAActctaggagaaaatatttcagtaCGTAGTTCCTTAAGGAACTGGTGGGCAGAAAAATGTTTGTGCTGATAAAATACAAGTCAGCCCACTAGAGCTACAAGCATTAGTGAGGATTAAGCTTTAAATTATTACTGCCACAAGTTCTGTTtcatggaaatgttctgtatctccACCTGGGTGCTGTTTAACTTGGGTGTGTTCACTTTGTGGACGCACATTGAGCAGTGCACTTGATTTATGTACTTTTGTGTGTGAATGTTTTACTTCAAAAAAAGTTTGTCTAAAAAGTGATTAGTGACAATCTTATGGAGAAAGCATTTTTGTGTTCCCAAAGTCCATTCTTctatgttttaattaaatgtctTATTGCTGAAAAAACTGTTAATCAAGTCTTCTGTCACATGAAGCCAAATATATCCTAAAGACTCctagtaaaataaattatgtccACTTTTCATTCTTGATATTATTCATgtgtaaatttaatatttattaaatatttatatattactgaTTTTGTTATAAGTTTGTCTATTTAATTAcctattttggtttttaaaaaaatttttaaagattttatttatctttatagaCAGTGGAAGAGGGAGggttaaagagagggagagaaagccctgactggtgtagctcagtggattgagtgcaggctgcgaaccaaagtgtcacaggttcaattcccagtcagggtacatgcctgggttgcaggccatgacccccagcaaccacacattgatgcctctctctctctctctctctatctccctcccttccctctctaaaaataaatacataaaaatcttaaaaaaaaaaaagattgggtttacagaagaaaaaaagagagagggagagaaacatcaatgtgtggttgcctctggcatgccccctactggggacctggccgataatgcaggcatgtgccctcactaggaatggaaccagcaaccctttggtttgcaggcttgtgctcagtccactgagctacaccagccagagccacctGCTTCATTTTTATGGATTGCTCTAGggtgtcatttcttttcttttttattaatttctgtttttacttttactattatctttattatactttctttaaaattctctgctttttaagattgcaattcttttctaatttgcGGTTTTGATATGTTTctgttgaatttctttttgtttattcttccagaATTTTGTTGGGATTTCTAGAGCTGAGGATTAATATCTCTCAGCAACCTTGAAAAATTCCagtcatttttaatctttaaatatttctccatGCCATCGCTccattttcctcttctggaaCTCCAGTGAGATACGTGTTGCAGTTTTTCCGTCAGTCTTCCATGGCTCTTAACctttcatatttttccatctttgaaTCCATGGACAGCATTCCAGAAAAAATGAatgcttttcatcttttttcagtatattggttctcttttcagttGTCTAACCTGCTATTTAATCAGTCCCTTGACTatttatcctattttttttatttatagttctactttttaaaaatctgcttggtTGTTCAATATAGTTTCTTATTTCCTACTCatactttcttttcctgcttttatttctGGAAGCATACTAAACATAATCATTTTAGATTTTATGACTGATAAAAATTCAGTATATGGAGTCTTtgcatttctgcttctgctgtcttttttttctctggctCTTACTCATGATGTTTTCTGCATGTAcatgttttgtgatttttaatgtgagctattatatttttttaaatttatcttcagTAACTCTTTGAAGCCTGGGTTGAAAATGAACACTTcctaagaaaatatgtatttatctcTCTGCCTCTTGTCAAATTTTTACTTGAATTTTTCAGACCACGCAGGCAACAGAAATTCAGACCAAAACCTTTTTGAGGACTGGTATATTAGTTATttactgcataacaaattacaTATTTAGctatttaaaacaataaccaCTTATTATCTTTACCTGGTCTTTATAATCTGGGAGTAGCTTAGCTGGGTGGTTGTAGCCCAGGGTCTCACCTGAGGTTATACTTAAACCTCTTAGCCTTCAGGGACAGCAGTTACCTAAAGGCTTGACTTCACTGGAACTGAAGGACACACTTCCAGGTGGCTCACTCACAGGCCTCACAAGCCAATCTGGCTGCTAGGAAGTAGCCTTAGTGCCTTGCTTCTCCATTTTACAGTTTGCTTGATGACAATCAGCTTCATGACATGGCAGCTGATTTCTCCCGGCATGAGTGTTCCAAGAGAGAGAAACTCAGAAGCCTCAATATCTCATGTGACCTAACCTTAGAACTCACACATAGTCACTTCTACAACACCCTTTTAGCTATGTAGGTAAGCCCTATTCAATGGAGGTGGTGACTGTATACAAGAATGTGACTGCCAGAAGGCAGAGATCACTGGAACCAAGGTAGACACTGGCTATCACACATGgcttattgttgtaaattatccAGGgagatttttctcctcattttctcaAACACTAAGGTCAAGCCAGGTATGTTTCCTTGTCACCTGGTTGTTTTTCACAAcagaatttatgtttattttcacaCTGGGGTGCTGTCCTTCAGGTTGTACTATCGGTAGCCATCTCCCATTACATTCTCTGCTTAGAAGGACCTATGTTCCATGTAGCAATCAAAATGCCCAAGGCCTCAGGGTCAGTCAGAAAACCTCAAAGTGAACGCTGGAGCATTGGAATTCCAGAATCCCGCTTGCAATTCAAAGTAGGAATTTAGAGATTTCTTTTATGACAGCCCAGCAATACacttaaaagcttttaaaaataatattttattcagtattttaattGAAACAGTAGATTTGTTCAAGTTAACTTCATTATATAGTCAGGAGTagatacaattaaaatatttccttaaattcacactattattatattttcaatttttagaagGGGATGCTTGCCAATTTAACTTCAATCTATTTTCTGccacaaatgcatttaaaatgaataatgttcCTCTTGACACTGTTTCAGGCACTTTTTACAAGTTTCAAAATGTACGGGTTTTACTGTCATTCAGTTCTAAATATATTCTAATTCCCCATTATACTTTATTCTTTGATTCAtgaatagttctttaaaaaatagtttaatgtattttactAACCAGCTTACAGGAGCAGCACAGAAGACCGACAACATCCCAAACCCGTGCTCGTGTGTACGTGGACAATGCAGAAAAGCACAGTGAGTGGATGGAACCTGCTGTGTGGTGCAAGTGCTACAAACACCATTTAGTTGCCATCAGtaagaaatttacttgtttttaacctttttttaaacatagtatCACTACTAagatattgactttgtttttttttttcaaagattttatttattttttagagagaggggaagggaaggagaaagagagagagagaaagacatcaatgtgtggttgcccctcacatgcccccaactgggtacctgacccacaacccaggtatgtgccctaacggggaattgaaccagtga
This portion of the Phyllostomus discolor isolate MPI-MPIP mPhyDis1 chromosome 14, mPhyDis1.pri.v3, whole genome shotgun sequence genome encodes:
- the LOC114512096 gene encoding LOW QUALITY PROTEIN: glyceraldehyde-3-phosphate dehydrogenase-like (The sequence of the model RefSeq protein was modified relative to this genomic sequence to represent the inferred CDS: inserted 3 bases in 2 codons), whose product is VAFNDPFIDLNYMVYMFQYDSTHGKFKGTAQXKADNGKLVISGKSISIFQEQDLANIKLGNTGAEYVLESTVVLTTLENTGAYLKGGANSVIISALVFVMSVNHEKYDNSLKIVTNVSCTTNCLXPLTKVIHDKLSIMEGLMTTVYGITYMQKTMDGPSGELWHDGQGAAQNTIPASTGAAKAVGKVTPELNGKLTGTAFSVPNPNVLATGLACCLVLDAKYNDIKKVILWSGEAALEGPLMGTLGYTEDQVVSCYFNSDTHSSTFNVEAGIIFNNHSVKLIFWYDYKFGYSSRVLNLS